A genomic segment from Methanolobus zinderi encodes:
- a CDS encoding DUF7490 domain-containing protein, translated as MEKRDRKKHFILILLLVVSFTVSAGCIKDFEEGSNYGITDIEMSADSVKSSYVDLNVTAYIENRGADSKGNTTLLFKAFRQQTGLLEVSEENEVGVIEEGDTVTVSQQIRLPREGSYTLRLDLYEDEQRKASSSITIRNLEAMQTDLQEIGLQISGMDFMVKNVTSGKVLIESDIYLKNEGSKSTENYRMLVKAREMDARLLADKEWTDTGTIEPEATAIRTVSLTVPDDYNYAVEVSIWDDDVIVMTGEDYVQLNPEKVISKEEEVQNKNIQTGDFIVEEGFEEPMATEETSESASEAAPGLGSLMTAGIILSALLVIRIKSRRGKDE; from the coding sequence ATGGAAAAAAGGGATAGGAAAAAACATTTTATTCTTATTTTACTCCTCGTTGTATCCTTCACGGTCTCAGCCGGATGCATCAAAGATTTTGAAGAGGGAAGCAACTACGGGATAACCGATATTGAGATGTCTGCCGACAGCGTCAAAAGTTCCTATGTTGACCTGAACGTGACAGCTTATATCGAGAACAGAGGAGCTGACAGCAAAGGAAATACAACCCTGTTGTTCAAAGCCTTCAGGCAACAGACAGGCCTGCTTGAAGTATCCGAGGAAAATGAAGTAGGGGTCATTGAAGAAGGTGATACTGTTACCGTAAGCCAGCAGATCAGGCTTCCAAGGGAAGGAAGCTATACCTTAAGACTTGACCTTTACGAGGATGAACAGAGAAAAGCCAGCTCATCGATAACCATTCGTAACCTGGAAGCAATGCAGACCGATCTGCAGGAGATCGGGCTGCAGATATCGGGAATGGATTTCATGGTCAAGAACGTGACATCCGGGAAAGTTCTCATCGAGAGTGATATCTACCTGAAAAATGAGGGTTCTAAAAGCACGGAGAACTACAGGATGCTTGTCAAGGCAAGGGAGATGGATGCAAGACTCCTGGCAGATAAAGAATGGACAGATACCGGAACTATTGAACCTGAAGCAACCGCAATCCGCACGGTCAGCCTGACAGTACCTGACGATTACAATTACGCGGTCGAGGTCAGTATCTGGGATGATGATGTCATTGTCATGACAGGTGAGGATTACGTGCAACTCAATCCTGAAAAGGTTATCAGCAAGGAAGAAGAGGTCCAGAACAAGAATATCCAGACCGGTGATTTCATTGTTGAGGAAGGTTTCGAAGAGCCAATGGCTACAGAAGAGACGTCTGAGTCAGCTTCTGAGGCAGCTCCCGGACTTGGTTCATTAATGACTGCAGGTATTATTCTATCTGCATTGCTGGTCATCAGGATAAAAAGCAGGAGGGGAAAGGATGAATGA
- a CDS encoding DUF6064 family protein, with translation MNIPFTEEQFLSNFASYNTDVFPAQILLYLLAGVAIYLVFSRKEYSDRIISGILAFLWLWMGVVYYIFYFSSINKPAYLFGFLFIIQSALFLKYGVIDKKLTFGFSKDIYGLAGLAMVLYGLLIYPVFGYFAGHIYPYQPVFGVPCPTTIFTFGILLWTSSKVPKSIFAIPLLWSFVGFTAAFAFGILEDILLLVSGLVAVILLWHRDRYKSIG, from the coding sequence ATGAATATACCTTTCACAGAAGAGCAATTCCTGAGTAATTTTGCAAGTTATAACACGGATGTTTTCCCTGCACAGATATTGTTATATCTGCTTGCGGGAGTGGCGATATATCTGGTATTCAGCAGGAAGGAATACTCTGACAGGATCATTTCAGGAATACTAGCATTTCTCTGGCTCTGGATGGGTGTGGTTTACTATATCTTTTATTTCTCCTCGATAAACAAACCGGCCTATCTCTTCGGTTTCCTGTTCATTATCCAGTCTGCTCTGTTCTTAAAATACGGAGTGATTGACAAAAAACTCACTTTTGGCTTCAGCAAGGACATCTACGGGCTGGCAGGACTGGCAATGGTCCTCTATGGATTGCTTATCTATCCTGTATTCGGCTATTTTGCAGGACACATCTATCCGTACCAGCCAGTCTTTGGTGTTCCCTGTCCTACTACGATATTTACTTTCGGAATCCTTCTATGGACCTCTTCCAAAGTGCCAAAATCAATCTTTGCGATTCCTCTGCTATGGTCATTCGTAGGATTTACGGCAGCCTTTGCATTTGGAATCCTGGAGGATATACTGCTGCTGGTGTCAGGTCTTGTGGCTGTGATCTTACTATGGCATCGGGACAGGTACAAAAGTATAGGCTGA
- a CDS encoding class I SAM-dependent methyltransferase, which yields MRKLPEWYYNEFVQTGTDYTDKEEVMSYDRKMQRIRNIGEEVKTMLRLVDPRPDDRVLEIGCGTGEFSIELSRHCREVIALDVSEGMLEYAREKARSRNRNNISFIKGGFLTYEADDELFDAVVSQLALHHLPDFWKFTALKRINSMLKTAGRFYLRDVVFSSGIDDFDELISKLLENIPEDVKDEMASEYILHIKEEFSTFDWVMEGLIERAGFRIEESIYDNGFIASYLCIKEK from the coding sequence ATGAGAAAATTACCTGAATGGTATTACAATGAGTTCGTTCAGACAGGTACCGATTACACCGATAAAGAAGAGGTCATGAGCTATGACCGGAAAATGCAAAGAATCCGGAATATAGGTGAAGAAGTAAAAACAATGCTCAGGCTGGTTGATCCCCGGCCAGATGACAGAGTACTGGAGATAGGGTGTGGGACAGGAGAATTCTCCATTGAACTTTCGAGACACTGCAGAGAAGTCATTGCTCTGGATGTTTCAGAGGGAATGCTTGAATATGCCCGTGAAAAAGCAAGGTCGAGAAACAGGAACAATATCAGCTTTATCAAAGGCGGTTTTCTGACATACGAAGCTGATGATGAATTATTCGATGCAGTTGTAAGCCAGCTGGCCCTGCATCACCTACCGGATTTCTGGAAGTTTACCGCACTCAAACGTATAAATTCAATGTTGAAAACAGCCGGGAGGTTCTATCTCAGGGATGTTGTTTTTTCATCAGGTATTGATGATTTCGATGAGTTAATTTCAAAATTGCTGGAAAACATTCCCGAAGATGTAAAAGATGAAATGGCCAGTGAGTACATCCTGCACATAAAGGAAGAATTCTCGACCTTTGACTGGGTGATGGAAGGACTTATCGAAAGAGCGGGTTTCAGGATAGAGGAATCCATCTACGATAACGGCTTTATTGCAAGCTACCTTTGCATTAAAGAAAAGTGA
- the hisF gene encoding imidazole glycerol phosphate synthase subunit HisF gives MLTKRIIPCLDVTLDEEGGTVVKGIEFVDLRKAGDPVELAKQYNEQGADELVFLDITASHEGRATMIDVIERTANEVFIPLTVGGGINSIEVIRQILRAGADKVSINTAAVKNPQLIKESSEIFGAQCIVTAIDCKRNTNVEDNQDKIILELEDGTPAWYEVVIYGGRQPTGIDAVQWAKKVEELGSGEILLTSMDRDGTYDGFDIPITKKLSEELEIPIIASGGVGNPEHMYEGFTRGKADAALAASIFHFGEYTVNDTKEYLKEKSIPVRL, from the coding sequence ATGCTTACAAAAAGGATAATACCATGTCTTGATGTTACGCTTGATGAGGAAGGCGGAACTGTTGTCAAGGGAATAGAATTCGTAGACCTGAGAAAAGCAGGTGACCCTGTGGAACTCGCCAAACAATATAACGAACAGGGTGCGGATGAACTTGTCTTCCTGGATATCACGGCCTCCCATGAAGGACGTGCCACGATGATAGACGTCATCGAGAGAACCGCAAATGAGGTATTCATTCCCCTGACCGTGGGAGGCGGCATAAACTCCATCGAAGTCATACGCCAGATACTGCGTGCAGGTGCCGACAAGGTATCCATAAACACGGCAGCCGTGAAGAACCCGCAGCTCATCAAGGAATCCTCAGAGATATTCGGAGCCCAGTGCATCGTCACAGCCATCGACTGCAAAAGAAACACCAACGTGGAAGACAATCAAGACAAGATCATACTTGAACTGGAAGACGGTACTCCGGCATGGTATGAGGTCGTCATCTACGGCGGACGTCAGCCCACAGGTATCGATGCCGTTCAATGGGCGAAAAAGGTCGAGGAACTGGGATCAGGAGAGATACTACTTACCAGCATGGACAGGGACGGCACCTATGACGGTTTCGACATCCCCATCACAAAAAAACTCTCGGAAGAGCTGGAAATACCCATCATCGCATCCGGTGGCGTGGGCAATCCCGAGCACATGTACGAGGGCTTTACCAGGGGGAAGGCCGATGCAGCCCTTGCTGCAAGCATCTTCCACTTCGGTGAATACACAGTTAATGACACAAAGGAATACCTCAAAGAGAAAAGCATACCTGTAAGACTCTAA
- a CDS encoding MazG nucleotide pyrophosphohydrolase domain-containing protein, which produces MEIAEFQQLMSDLYAHNDKRRGPSATMLWLVEEVGELAEAIRRDDSENIREELADCFAWVGALANLYDIDLEAAFLEKYPDKCPSCGKKPCICTD; this is translated from the coding sequence ATGGAAATAGCAGAGTTCCAGCAGCTCATGTCCGATCTCTACGCGCATAACGATAAAAGACGCGGACCCAGTGCAACCATGCTCTGGCTTGTGGAAGAGGTAGGAGAGCTGGCAGAGGCCATCCGCAGAGACGACAGCGAGAATATCAGGGAGGAACTCGCAGACTGTTTTGCCTGGGTGGGAGCCCTGGCAAATCTTTATGACATTGACCTTGAAGCTGCTTTTCTGGAAAAGTACCCTGATAAGTGTCCCAGCTGTGGCAAAAAGCCCTGCATCTGTACGGACTGA
- the lysS gene encoding lysine--tRNA ligase, producing the protein MADITHWADVVADEVLKRGNKHLVATGITPSGHIHIGNMREVVTADVAYRALLDKDTEAEFIYIADTYDPLRKVYPFLDESYAQHVGKPLSEIPCPCGEHESYSEHFLEPFLVALEHLGIHPKVYRADELYKQGLYMDAIKTALVKRDEIASILQKLSGKTPAEDWSPFNPICNVCGKINTTKVTGFDPDAETVDYTCSCGDSGTVSMKGGGKLTWRVDWPARWKALGVTVEPFGKDHASRGGSYDTGQAIAKEIYGYEAPYPIVYEWIMLGKEGAMSSSTGVVVSISDMLKVVPPEVLRYLIIRTKPEKHIRFDPAQPLLNLVDEFERLHSAEEPGSYESRIIELSHAAGLCHTDIPFKHMTTIYQAAGGDFDRIMKIVKRAGYDTGNEKCIKELVDNVGNWLDMYAPPFAKFSVKEELPVQTASLSDMQRAFLSSFADILAESGELSGEDYHNLVYSAKDPESKLHVMMAESLDVAPEEMEVNPKDLFKAIYTSVLGQQSGPKAGWFLSSLEKDFIITRFREAAEYRP; encoded by the coding sequence ATGGCAGATATCACACACTGGGCGGATGTAGTTGCAGATGAGGTCCTCAAGAGAGGAAATAAGCACCTGGTTGCAACGGGAATCACGCCTTCCGGACATATTCATATAGGCAATATGCGTGAGGTAGTAACAGCAGACGTAGCATACAGGGCTCTGCTTGACAAGGATACTGAAGCTGAGTTCATTTATATTGCAGATACCTACGATCCCTTAAGGAAAGTCTATCCTTTCCTTGATGAGAGCTATGCTCAGCATGTGGGAAAACCTCTTTCTGAGATTCCATGTCCCTGTGGGGAACATGAAAGCTATTCCGAACACTTTCTCGAACCTTTCCTGGTAGCCCTTGAGCATCTTGGAATACATCCGAAGGTCTACAGAGCAGATGAGCTCTATAAGCAGGGTCTTTACATGGATGCAATAAAAACAGCCCTTGTAAAAAGAGATGAGATCGCATCCATACTTCAGAAATTATCCGGTAAGACACCTGCTGAGGACTGGAGTCCTTTCAATCCCATCTGTAATGTATGTGGCAAGATCAACACGACCAAAGTGACAGGTTTTGATCCGGATGCGGAAACCGTTGATTATACCTGTTCCTGCGGAGACTCGGGTACTGTATCCATGAAAGGCGGGGGAAAACTTACCTGGCGTGTGGACTGGCCGGCAAGATGGAAGGCACTAGGAGTCACTGTTGAACCTTTCGGCAAGGATCATGCATCCAGGGGAGGTTCATATGATACCGGACAGGCAATCGCAAAGGAAATATACGGATATGAAGCACCTTATCCTATAGTTTACGAATGGATCATGCTTGGTAAGGAAGGAGCAATGTCATCCTCCACTGGCGTGGTAGTCTCGATCTCGGATATGCTCAAGGTTGTACCTCCTGAGGTACTGCGTTATCTTATCATCCGTACAAAGCCGGAAAAACATATCAGGTTCGATCCCGCTCAGCCATTGCTAAATCTCGTGGATGAGTTCGAACGCCTCCATTCAGCAGAGGAACCCGGCTCATATGAAAGCAGGATAATCGAACTCTCACATGCTGCGGGGCTATGCCATACGGACATTCCCTTCAAGCACATGACAACCATCTATCAGGCAGCAGGTGGCGATTTCGATCGTATCATGAAGATCGTCAAAAGGGCGGGCTATGATACGGGGAATGAGAAGTGCATCAAGGAACTTGTTGATAATGTCGGTAACTGGCTTGATATGTATGCACCCCCCTTTGCCAAGTTCAGTGTAAAGGAAGAGCTTCCTGTCCAGACGGCCAGTCTTTCGGATATGCAGCGCGCTTTCCTCTCATCGTTTGCAGACATACTTGCCGAAAGTGGTGAGCTGAGCGGAGAGGATTACCATAACCTTGTGTATTCCGCAAAGGACCCGGAGTCAAAACTGCATGTCATGATGGCTGAGTCTCTTGATGTTGCTCCAGAGGAGATGGAAGTTAACCCCAAAGACCTGTTCAAAGCCATTTACACCTCGGTTCTGGGACAGCAGTCAGGCCCCAAGGCAGGATGGTTCCTCTCATCCCTGGAAAAGGACTTTATTATCACACGTTTCAGGGAAGCTGCAGAGTACAGACCCTGA
- a CDS encoding pro-sigmaK processing inhibitor BofA family protein, producing MVEELIILVVAIVVAVVLYKLLKTATKMAVNAILGLLVLIVANTVLGLGIAYDWLVILICAVAGVVGALLIIVLNYTGIAFV from the coding sequence ATGGTAGAAGAACTCATAATACTTGTTGTAGCCATTGTAGTTGCAGTTGTGCTGTACAAGTTATTAAAAACAGCCACAAAAATGGCAGTCAATGCAATACTTGGACTGCTTGTGCTAATTGTCGCAAACACCGTACTCGGACTTGGAATCGCATACGACTGGCTGGTTATCCTGATCTGTGCAGTTGCAGGAGTAGTCGGCGCTTTGCTGATAATCGTGCTGAACTATACAGGCATCGCTTTTGTTTAA
- a CDS encoding class I SAM-dependent methyltransferase — translation MKDLKQSRRAWEEEYRHVNWGGPRPISGVEEALAPGSLVLDAGCGNGRYLLPLSKNFDVVGTDISVNALLKAGQYLEKGGSQAGCVASSITHLPFADNSFDAIICYGVLQHLFENERLLAVKELGRVLRTEGFLFFEVFGTDDMRFGGEELEKNTFCRKNGVIYHYFTEEELKLLFRVFDIKEIKSTRTEKRFRGEIHTRHHIKGIVQS, via the coding sequence ATGAAGGATCTTAAGCAGTCCCGTCGTGCCTGGGAAGAAGAGTACAGGCACGTAAACTGGGGCGGACCCCGCCCCATTTCTGGAGTGGAAGAGGCACTTGCTCCCGGTTCGCTTGTACTGGATGCGGGATGCGGGAACGGCAGGTATCTGCTTCCGCTTTCAAAAAATTTTGATGTGGTGGGTACGGACATCTCGGTAAATGCTCTTCTCAAGGCCGGTCAATATCTGGAAAAAGGCGGATCTCAGGCCGGATGTGTAGCTTCTTCCATCACGCACCTGCCCTTTGCCGATAATTCCTTTGATGCTATCATATGCTACGGCGTTCTGCAACACCTTTTTGAAAATGAGAGATTACTTGCGGTCAAAGAGCTCGGAAGAGTGCTTCGTACTGAAGGCTTCCTTTTTTTTGAGGTTTTCGGCACCGATGATATGAGATTTGGAGGGGAAGAGCTCGAGAAAAACACTTTTTGCAGGAAAAATGGTGTGATATATCATTATTTCACGGAAGAAGAGCTGAAACTGCTGTTCCGGGTTTTTGATATAAAGGAAATTAAAAGTACCAGGACTGAAAAGAGATTCCGGGGTGAAATCCACACCCGGCATCACATAAAAGGAATTGTTCAATCTTAA
- a CDS encoding redoxin domain-containing protein, whose translation MSELKTGETIVDFTLYDTKRNEVRLHYLKGKNILLAFHPLAWTKGCARHMKMLEDNYEKLSSMNTVAFGISIDSVPSKKAWAKELGVEKTVFLSDFWPHGEVARMYGMFYEDMGVSKRASILIDEDLKVKFVKVYEDHKLPDINEIFDAIEV comes from the coding sequence ATGAGCGAATTAAAGACCGGAGAAACAATCGTAGATTTCACACTCTATGACACCAAACGTAATGAAGTGAGACTTCATTACCTCAAAGGCAAGAACATATTACTGGCTTTCCATCCACTGGCGTGGACCAAAGGATGTGCCAGGCATATGAAGATGCTCGAGGACAACTACGAAAAACTAAGTTCCATGAACACTGTGGCCTTTGGGATAAGTATCGATTCGGTACCGTCCAAGAAAGCATGGGCAAAAGAGCTCGGAGTTGAGAAAACAGTTTTCCTTTCCGACTTCTGGCCGCATGGGGAGGTTGCGAGGATGTACGGCATGTTCTATGAGGATATGGGGGTGTCAAAAAGGGCAAGCATCCTTATCGATGAAGACCTTAAGGTGAAGTTCGTTAAAGTCTACGAAGACCATAAGTTACCGGACATAAATGAGATATTTGATGCCATTGAAGTCTGA
- a CDS encoding DUF3656 domain-containing U32 family peptidase, with the protein MIRRKPELLAPAGDMRSLIAAVENGADAVYLGIKDFSARAYAGNFTIDEFREALDYAHMRGVKVYVTLNTLIKDTEMEKIAKLMQTLDELGTDAIIVQDMGLLSLAGKIVPEMNVHASTQMTIHNSEGVRFLHDMGVKRVVLAREMALSEIKEIIQNTDMEIETFVHGALCICYSGQCLMSSMIGGRSGNRGYCAQPCRKKYDLYRKGKKVSTNGKFLLSPRDLNSSDILPELIEAGIGSFKIEGRMKRPEYVAGVVRIYRRLIDRYMENPGRHFVSEEERLQLEQLFNREFTTGYFKGNPGNDLMSRERPYNRGVRIGKVKGFDNKRRNLLLELSGELNVGDGIVFEAEQESGSIVRQMYKKGKPVKEAGKGDIVSVSSDVLHDTETVVYRTLDSSLMKELEQSFESPGLRKVAVFMKIRAFAGEKLELLVRDEDDNSTCISSEYVIETAIKKATTEKDIKKQLTKLGNTVFDAQDVEISIEDGIFIPIKEINELRNRAVSELEKMRVEGRRRPEHKPFRESERSAPANINQKPLLAVSVSDPASVETAVSSGADLIYYERKNCMQYDNSDLSQATAYTEGMDVPIYLHTPVIVKDSEMPGIERIMNAANESGFEGILAANIGVFRKANESGIPVIADSNLNIFNRESASMFMKSGAGTVVLSPEMNYEQIRDISSSTYTEFIVHGSLRVMISEHGLIQNLTGPDLVSDPGCRDFELIDKKGFAFPVRTDCSGRTHIFNSKELCLLEDMPKLIDSGVSRFRIDARMTDNSLIKKIVSSYRKTIDSYFSTEDDNVREGKCRDISKEYTRGHFHRGVL; encoded by the coding sequence ATGATAAGAAGAAAACCGGAACTGCTTGCCCCTGCAGGAGACATGCGGTCGCTAATCGCAGCCGTGGAGAACGGTGCCGATGCCGTATACCTTGGGATAAAGGATTTCAGTGCAAGGGCATATGCAGGTAATTTTACAATCGATGAATTCAGGGAAGCACTCGACTACGCGCACATGCGGGGAGTCAAAGTCTATGTTACCCTGAATACACTCATAAAAGATACAGAAATGGAAAAGATAGCAAAGCTCATGCAGACACTGGATGAGCTCGGCACCGATGCCATAATCGTGCAGGACATGGGACTGCTGTCACTTGCAGGAAAAATCGTACCCGAGATGAATGTGCATGCCAGCACCCAGATGACCATTCACAATAGCGAAGGGGTACGTTTTCTACATGACATGGGTGTCAAAAGAGTGGTACTTGCAAGGGAGATGGCACTTTCAGAAATAAAGGAGATCATACAGAATACAGACATGGAAATCGAGACTTTCGTGCATGGAGCACTCTGTATCTGTTATTCCGGGCAGTGCCTCATGAGCAGTATGATAGGCGGAAGAAGTGGAAATAGGGGATATTGTGCCCAGCCATGCAGGAAAAAATATGACCTGTACAGAAAAGGAAAAAAAGTGAGCACAAACGGCAAATTCCTGTTAAGCCCCAGGGACCTGAACAGCTCCGATATCCTGCCCGAGCTCATAGAAGCCGGTATCGGCTCTTTCAAGATCGAAGGACGTATGAAGCGTCCCGAATACGTTGCAGGCGTCGTACGTATCTACCGGCGTCTGATTGACAGATATATGGAGAATCCGGGGCGGCATTTTGTTTCCGAAGAGGAGAGACTCCAGCTCGAGCAACTCTTCAACAGAGAATTCACCACCGGATACTTCAAAGGAAATCCGGGAAATGACTTAATGAGCCGGGAGAGGCCATATAACCGGGGAGTGAGGATAGGAAAAGTTAAAGGGTTCGATAATAAACGCAGGAATCTTCTCCTGGAGCTGAGCGGTGAACTCAATGTTGGTGATGGCATTGTTTTTGAAGCTGAGCAGGAATCAGGAAGCATTGTCCGGCAGATGTATAAAAAAGGTAAACCTGTAAAAGAAGCAGGAAAAGGAGATATCGTCAGCGTATCATCGGATGTTTTACACGATACAGAAACTGTAGTTTACAGAACACTTGACAGTTCTCTCATGAAAGAACTGGAACAATCCTTCGAATCCCCCGGGCTAAGGAAAGTGGCTGTTTTTATGAAAATCAGAGCATTTGCAGGAGAGAAGCTGGAATTGCTGGTCAGGGATGAGGATGATAATAGCACCTGTATTAGCTCAGAGTATGTCATAGAGACCGCTATCAAAAAGGCAACCACTGAGAAGGATATCAAAAAACAACTTACAAAACTCGGGAACACCGTCTTTGATGCACAGGATGTTGAAATATCCATAGAAGACGGCATATTCATCCCCATAAAAGAGATTAATGAGCTCAGGAACAGGGCAGTCTCAGAGCTTGAAAAAATGAGAGTTGAAGGCAGAAGAAGACCTGAGCATAAACCCTTCAGAGAATCTGAAAGGTCTGCTCCGGCAAATATAAACCAAAAGCCCTTGCTTGCAGTTAGTGTCAGTGATCCGGCATCTGTAGAAACAGCAGTTTCCAGTGGTGCGGATCTGATATACTATGAAAGGAAAAACTGCATGCAGTATGATAATTCGGATCTGAGTCAGGCAACTGCGTATACAGAAGGGATGGATGTACCGATCTACCTGCACACTCCAGTTATAGTAAAGGATAGCGAGATGCCGGGAATTGAGAGGATAATGAATGCTGCAAATGAGTCAGGCTTTGAGGGAATCCTTGCTGCAAATATCGGAGTATTCAGAAAGGCCAATGAATCCGGAATCCCGGTGATCGCCGACAGCAATCTGAATATTTTCAACCGAGAAAGCGCATCAATGTTCATGAAAAGTGGTGCCGGAACAGTGGTACTTTCTCCTGAGATGAATTATGAGCAGATCAGAGATATCAGCTCCTCAACTTATACGGAATTCATTGTTCACGGCAGCCTTCGGGTCATGATATCCGAACATGGTCTTATTCAAAACCTTACAGGACCGGACTTGGTGTCTGATCCGGGCTGCAGAGATTTTGAGCTTATAGACAAAAAAGGATTTGCCTTTCCTGTAAGGACCGATTGCTCAGGCAGGACACATATATTCAATTCAAAAGAGTTATGCCTCCTTGAGGATATGCCTAAACTGATCGACAGTGGAGTCTCAAGATTCAGGATAGATGCAAGAATGACAGATAACTCACTTATCAAAAAGATCGTGTCCTCGTATAGGAAGACAATTGATTCATATTTTTCCACAGAAGATGACAATGTAAGAGAAGGCAAGTGCAGGGACATCTCAAAAGAATACACCAGAGGTCACTTCCACAGAGGTGTACTATGA
- a CDS encoding C15orf41 family protein: MDIDTYEQIYGALDGVEDVVRVAEHFCQPVGVIYSILNQKTIEEVKKNFSRVKNKSKAHLQHWKKGRSIVQIAKRNHIPATLMVSMILKEMGIPKKSFVKNLDDTPDTRLKKEVQEAIDSDFFFSPRAHEMHAIKGQLGESILEAWLVDQGITFSTEEDLREIGMAKTPDFFLDEDVEIEGKKISWIESKALFGDEKEHQYYVKKQFTDYEESYGTGMVVYWYGFLDTITLNGHLIKDYRFFGKDWSIIDELLNYETQW; encoded by the coding sequence ATGGACATTGATACCTACGAACAGATATACGGCGCTCTTGACGGAGTGGAGGATGTTGTCAGGGTAGCAGAGCATTTCTGCCAGCCTGTTGGTGTAATATATTCTATACTTAACCAGAAAACAATTGAAGAGGTCAAGAAGAACTTCTCAAGGGTGAAAAACAAAAGCAAGGCCCATCTGCAGCACTGGAAAAAAGGAAGGTCGATAGTCCAGATCGCAAAAAGGAACCATATTCCAGCGACCCTTATGGTTTCCATGATCCTGAAAGAAATGGGCATCCCAAAGAAATCCTTTGTAAAGAACCTTGATGATACTCCCGATACACGCCTTAAAAAAGAGGTGCAGGAAGCAATTGATTCCGATTTCTTTTTCTCGCCCAGGGCCCATGAGATGCATGCCATAAAGGGTCAGCTCGGAGAGAGTATACTTGAAGCATGGCTTGTGGACCAGGGAATCACTTTCAGTACAGAGGAGGACCTCAGGGAAATAGGAATGGCAAAAACACCTGATTTCTTCCTTGATGAAGATGTGGAAATAGAAGGTAAAAAAATATCCTGGATAGAAAGTAAAGCTTTATTCGGCGACGAAAAAGAACACCAGTATTATGTAAAAAAACAATTCACCGATTATGAAGAAAGCTACGGTACCGGTATGGTTGTATACTGGTACGGCTTCCTTGACACGATCACACTGAACGGGCACCTGATCAAAGATTACCGGTTCTTCGGAAAGGACTGGAGCATAATCGACGAATTGCTGAACTACGAAACTCAGTGGTAA
- a CDS encoding nucleoside 2-deoxyribosyltransferase, with amino-acid sequence MKIFLSGSIRGGRQMLHIYVKICSLLQEQGHEVLSSHVADPELEERESVMSEEEIFKRDMGFLEKSECLIAEVSMPSIGVGYEICSALRYGLPVLCLHTMQANVSAMILGNTSPDLVIKQYANDQELQEEIASFLSGMKEIQG; translated from the coding sequence ATGAAAATATTCCTTTCAGGCTCCATTCGTGGCGGAAGGCAAATGCTTCATATCTATGTAAAAATATGCAGTTTGCTGCAAGAACAGGGACATGAGGTCCTGAGCTCTCATGTGGCAGACCCGGAGCTTGAGGAAAGAGAATCTGTCATGTCAGAAGAGGAGATATTCAAACGTGACATGGGCTTTCTTGAAAAAAGTGAGTGTTTGATAGCCGAGGTCAGCATGCCGTCAATTGGTGTTGGCTATGAGATATGCAGTGCCCTGAGATACGGCCTTCCAGTACTATGCCTTCATACCATGCAAGCAAACGTATCTGCAATGATACTCGGGAACACCAGTCCGGACCTTGTCATAAAACAATACGCAAACGATCAGGAGTTGCAGGAGGAAATTGCATCCTTTCTTTCAGGAATGAAGGAAATACAGGGATAA
- a CDS encoding metal-dependent transcriptional regulator → MYPERTDEYLETIFLLVRRNGSPARTNQIADALEVSAPSVTEMLQRLSDAGLVDYRPYYGVELTEQGKIQAIKLRHNNRVIRKFLCEVLGVGSEEATKEASLLKHSASETFLEHICRYMRHSQICPKCEGYIKGKKCCNLTQ, encoded by the coding sequence ATGTATCCGGAACGTACGGATGAGTATCTTGAAACTATTTTTCTTCTGGTAAGAAGGAATGGTTCACCGGCAAGAACAAATCAGATAGCTGACGCTCTGGAGGTCTCGGCCCCGAGTGTTACCGAGATGCTGCAGAGGTTATCAGACGCAGGACTCGTAGATTACAGGCCCTACTACGGCGTGGAATTAACAGAGCAGGGGAAGATACAGGCGATAAAACTGAGACATAACAACAGGGTTATAAGGAAATTCCTTTGTGAGGTGCTTGGCGTTGGTTCCGAAGAGGCAACAAAAGAAGCATCCCTGCTTAAACATTCTGCATCAGAGACATTTCTGGAACATATTTGCAGATACATGCGTCATTCACAGATATGCCCGAAATGTGAAGGATATATTAAAGGGAAAAAGTGTTGTAACCTTACACAGTGA